The following proteins are encoded in a genomic region of Nitrospirota bacterium:
- a CDS encoding FecR domain-containing protein, with translation MQIIVALFVLAIFCPALTLAQVASPPQPAGVVTNLAGVASVVRLAAAEPSRLQFKDPVYAGDMISTAADSIVRVLLGGKALITIREFSNFTITEEPNRSTVNLASGSVTLAVARQRMKPGEQVDVRTPNAIAAVRGTVLLVEVESPVAAAGGSGGEQSVSTFSVLKGSVEVSCAAAGCSGSKIVHAFEAVRVSGLQMGAVEPISQTKAASLAGRFHVPLQPMDSSDDNNRKKTAKREMSKAMALAKVLAPNSVGAQATEGEAKQSSTAKADGNAAAAPGQIGSHGDAALANASFSVSTQAAEGEAKQPSSAAAGGNAAAAPGQTGSHGDAALVSASSPLVSSSGSTIAASATALVPTSVRQQSQSQTLLPGSGAGPAPLLTEAATERGSSGSGNSNSSFSQRAQERRHSRR, from the coding sequence ATGCAGATTATCGTCGCATTGTTCGTGTTGGCGATCTTTTGCCCGGCGTTGACGCTCGCCCAAGTTGCGTCGCCCCCGCAACCGGCTGGAGTGGTGACGAACCTGGCCGGAGTCGCTTCAGTGGTTCGGCTGGCGGCTGCCGAACCGTCCCGCCTTCAGTTTAAGGACCCGGTGTATGCCGGGGATATGATCAGCACCGCCGCGGACTCGATCGTCCGGGTGTTATTGGGTGGCAAGGCGCTGATCACGATTCGCGAGTTCTCGAACTTCACCATCACCGAAGAGCCGAATCGATCCACCGTGAACCTCGCGAGCGGAAGCGTGACGCTGGCCGTGGCGCGTCAGCGCATGAAGCCGGGCGAGCAGGTGGATGTTCGGACGCCGAATGCGATCGCGGCTGTTCGAGGCACGGTTCTGCTGGTGGAGGTGGAGTCTCCTGTTGCTGCTGCGGGCGGGTCCGGCGGTGAGCAATCGGTCAGCACGTTCTCCGTGCTGAAAGGGTCGGTCGAAGTGTCCTGCGCCGCCGCGGGCTGCTCGGGGAGTAAAATCGTTCATGCCTTCGAGGCAGTGCGGGTCTCCGGGCTGCAGATGGGGGCGGTAGAACCGATTTCACAGACAAAGGCCGCCAGCCTCGCCGGCAGATTCCATGTGCCCCTGCAACCGATGGATTCGTCGGATGACAACAACAGAAAGAAAACGGCGAAACGAGAGATGTCGAAGGCGATGGCGCTTGCGAAGGTGCTCGCTCCCAATAGCGTGGGCGCACAGGCGACTGAGGGAGAGGCTAAGCAATCATCCACGGCGAAGGCTGACGGGAATGCGGCGGCTGCGCCAGGCCAAATTGGTTCGCATGGAGATGCCGCTCTCGCGAACGCATCTTTCAGCGTAAGTACGCAGGCGGCTGAGGGAGAGGCGAAACAACCATCCTCGGCGGCCGCTGGTGGGAATGCGGCTGCTGCGCCAGGCCAAACTGGTTCGCATGGAGATGCCGCTCTTGTGAGCGCGTCCTCGCCGCTCGTGAGTTCATCCGGCAGTACGATTGCCGCAAGTGCCACAGCCCTTGTTCCTACTTCTGTCCGGCAGCAGAGTCAGTCGCAAACACTGTTGCCAGGGTCCGGAGCAGGACCGGCTCCGTTGCTCACAGAGGCCGCCACAGAAAGGGGCAGCAGTGGATCAGGAAATTCAAACTCAAGCTTCTCTCAGCGCGCTCAGGAGAGGCGGCACTCCCGTCGCTGA
- a CDS encoding CHASE2 domain-containing protein: MALFKQLPPIVGQAMRGLLVGCVVLLCAFLGLLEPGERWSLNELFALRGASLPHTSVLIVSIAEDSFDELNLAWPWPRALHGELLDRISQGHPAVVGFDILFPEPSARGPEDDRALAEAVERAGPVVLAAALTTVQDGRYLKEDLNAPTSAIRQQAAGFGFVNLVLDNDAAVRSAEASRMFQGQEIPGFALAVAQAAFSQGITNVPSATVPFLINYRGGPKTFQTIPYYQVLNGEVSPEVFTGKIVLIGATSPVLHDVYPTPVFPSGEMAGVEIQANVLDNLLAGDPLTRAPRALAVLCALLAGVTAVWLTNRLRPLAGLGANIGIGLAHGGVVVAVFLWDYRVMELLPVPLALLAGYGATVIENFVKEQQQRALLMQLFSKHVSPEIAETIWRQREDFLEGGRLRSQKATATVLFSDLKDFTPVAEQLDAQALMGWLNDYMDLMAQVVMKHGGVVDDYYGDAIKANFGVPFAQASAEGITRDAASAVECALAMGTELRRLNGVWSSQGLPSVGMRIGIYTGDVVAGCVGSAQRLKFTTVGHTVNTASHLESFEKELGQDDLAHNPCRILIGESTAELLGGKFWMDRVGTLSLKGKSSSVMVYRVFGAIEDRPSAVQAANQRKFLRVPLNGEAYVSNGFQAHVKVRDLSIGGLAVSQLAQSLAVGKSAQLRLGLPGEQLPVRASGTVVWATSDRAGFSFQEMSDADRLVLQNFLDGQREKLEQVGVE; encoded by the coding sequence ATGGCGTTATTCAAGCAACTCCCTCCTATCGTCGGACAGGCCATGCGAGGCCTGCTGGTCGGCTGCGTTGTGCTCCTCTGTGCGTTTCTGGGCCTGCTCGAGCCTGGTGAACGGTGGAGCTTGAACGAACTATTTGCCCTGCGAGGCGCAAGCCTTCCCCATACATCGGTCCTGATCGTGTCCATCGCGGAAGATTCGTTCGATGAGCTGAACCTCGCCTGGCCCTGGCCTCGCGCTCTGCACGGGGAACTGCTCGATCGAATCAGCCAAGGCCATCCCGCTGTTGTGGGATTCGACATCCTGTTTCCAGAGCCCTCTGCCAGAGGGCCGGAAGACGATAGAGCCCTGGCCGAAGCAGTCGAGCGAGCCGGCCCTGTGGTTCTGGCTGCTGCGCTGACCACCGTCCAGGATGGCCGGTACCTCAAAGAAGACCTGAATGCGCCGACCTCCGCGATCCGGCAGCAGGCTGCGGGGTTCGGCTTCGTCAACCTTGTCCTCGACAACGATGCCGCCGTCCGTTCGGCTGAGGCCAGCCGAATGTTTCAGGGGCAGGAGATTCCCGGCTTTGCCTTGGCTGTGGCCCAGGCGGCTTTCTCACAGGGAATCACGAACGTACCCTCGGCCACCGTTCCATTCTTGATCAACTATCGCGGCGGACCGAAGACCTTTCAGACCATTCCCTATTATCAGGTGCTCAACGGCGAAGTTTCACCGGAAGTCTTCACGGGGAAGATCGTGTTGATCGGCGCGACCAGTCCCGTCTTGCACGATGTGTATCCGACTCCTGTTTTTCCCAGCGGAGAGATGGCAGGAGTGGAGATCCAAGCCAATGTGCTGGACAACCTCTTGGCTGGCGATCCTCTGACAAGGGCTCCTCGCGCGCTTGCCGTGCTCTGCGCGCTGCTCGCCGGTGTGACAGCGGTCTGGCTGACGAACCGGCTGCGGCCGCTGGCTGGGCTGGGGGCGAATATCGGAATCGGATTGGCCCATGGCGGCGTGGTGGTGGCCGTATTCCTGTGGGACTACCGTGTGATGGAGTTGCTGCCTGTGCCTTTGGCGCTCCTCGCTGGGTACGGGGCCACGGTGATTGAAAATTTCGTGAAGGAACAACAGCAGCGCGCCCTGCTGATGCAGTTGTTTTCGAAACATGTGTCTCCGGAAATCGCGGAGACCATTTGGCGGCAGCGCGAAGACTTTCTGGAGGGGGGGCGTCTGCGCTCACAGAAGGCGACCGCCACGGTCCTGTTTTCCGATCTGAAAGACTTTACGCCGGTTGCTGAACAGCTGGACGCTCAGGCGTTGATGGGGTGGCTCAACGACTATATGGACCTCATGGCGCAAGTGGTCATGAAGCATGGCGGCGTGGTGGATGACTATTACGGGGATGCGATCAAGGCGAATTTCGGCGTGCCCTTTGCGCAAGCCTCTGCCGAAGGGATCACGCGAGATGCGGCGAGCGCGGTCGAGTGCGCCTTGGCCATGGGAACGGAGCTGCGGCGATTGAACGGGGTCTGGTCCTCGCAAGGCCTTCCGTCGGTCGGGATGCGCATCGGTATTTACACCGGCGACGTGGTGGCAGGTTGTGTCGGGAGCGCCCAGCGGCTGAAATTTACGACGGTGGGCCATACCGTCAATACGGCGTCTCATCTGGAGAGCTTCGAGAAGGAATTGGGCCAGGATGATCTGGCACACAATCCCTGCCGCATTCTGATCGGCGAGTCCACGGCCGAGTTGCTTGGCGGGAAGTTCTGGATGGACCGAGTCGGGACGTTGAGCCTGAAGGGGAAATCGAGCAGCGTGATGGTGTATCGTGTGTTCGGCGCCATCGAGGATCGGCCTTCGGCGGTGCAGGCGGCCAATCAACGCAAGTTTCTGCGAGTGCCTCTCAATGGCGAGGCCTATGTGTCGAACGGGTTTCAGGCCCATGTGAAGGTGCGAGATCTCAGCATCGGAGGCCTGGCCGTGTCGCAGCTGGCGCAATCGCTTGCTGTCGGAAAGTCGGCGCAGCTCAGGCTGGGACTTCCCGGTGAACAATTGCCGGTTCGCGCGAGTGGGACCGTCGTCTGGGCCACGTCCGATCGCGCGGGATTCTCCTTCCAGGAGATGAGCGATGCCGATCGTCTGGTGCTGCAGAATTTCCTCGATGGGCAGAGGGAAAAACTCGAACAGGTCGGTGTCGAGTGA